The following proteins are encoded in a genomic region of Spirosoma sp. SC4-14:
- a CDS encoding DUF6443 domain-containing protein produces MKHCLLLFWSIFSLFVSFSNPSLADNPSKPFGKPLPVSDNPKPLPHRTVKLLQHVNAWSTEQSVQTHSSVEEPGSGTAITTARPPKPLPIQKPNGPDPIRFTLQANKTQVAVGEEVELTITAELLPIAASQLFFFDEQKSFRLKLLLPEGAQQTGGTYYDLIGETLSPDRNRQITYTWRGTITSANSSSCFRLLRGTVPTVDQSLFVEKGRLCIQQVDVANKDSASIAQETGIDLSKARMASCSAPTVVWAGDQTTTSVSWVVENLTTNDPISTLLAKGCPAGATIKWYKRDGANAALLSSGASTTYVTHNAVSTQTVEYRYYATCICADGESSPSSDFVITVNRNQIILTSGSSTACGSTKQYTPLTVQGCPNGHTIKFYTSGPYSWTVASTGNPYVYDAYGGVQEDTYQASCIVRGIEGPRSNSAVIAGNCPTDPCAGVSLPKPTISGTLNFTTASPTSTLTASGCGAGQSARWYRADNNNYFSPDGLTFTFSGIPNGFQVYAKCISGTCVGASSDIVTFTVSTPPTDPCAGAPLPAAPTSTNGATICSNNTATLTASGCSTNGYRWYTTNTGGNSLNSTFSYTTPTLTSPVTYFVSCSNTCGESGRTAVTANIHSPTNAISITTNTSNLCQGQTALLTVNNCNGTVFWSDNVNLHDNPRSTGVVGTYTANCQGVCGNATQSAISILNGNPSIPSIHQEGGSATSLTVCAGSNSVSLWGDNCEGTVVWFANGVQAGQGLPFRPTPSADVVYTAKCVNACTTSAASNTVTVHVINTVAPSIHQEGGSATSLTVCAGSNSVSLWGDNCEGTVVWFANGVQAGQGLPFRPTPSADVVYTAKCVNACTTSAASNTVTVHVINTVAPSIHQEGGSATSLTVCAGSNSVSLWGDNCEGTVVWFANGVQAGQGLPFRPTPSADVVYTAKCVNACTTSAASNTVTVHVINTVAPSIHQEGGSATSLTVCAGSNSVSLWGDNCEGTVVWFANGVQAGQGLPFRPTPSADVVYTAKCVNACTTSAASNTVTVHVINTVAPSIHQEGGSATSLTVCAGSNSVSLWGDNCEGTVVWFANGVQAGQGLPFRPTPSADVVYTAKCVNACTTSAASNTVTVHIANPTPTTKQDGSANTTSLTVAYGTTIGLRADGCPTGLNWYKEGQASSIASSVSFTTIVTQNVRYLAKCISTLAACPEGAASNWIEVYVNGITTASLSATSVCQSGTFTVPFSSTGTFGAGNTFTVQLSDANGGFNSPTVLGTGGSSPLSVSLPASIAPGNGYRVRVVSSNPALVGNSSPTVLTVSAPPSSLSASSNSPAGQVSVGSSLSLTLSGQGLTGATYRWKGPNSFTSTNQNPTLPNATTAMSGSYTVVVTTPGGCTAVASTSAVIGTTSFTCTCQDCDLPAVQNTDNPPIAASNRGSSTQNYVQESVYLDAAGSSVVQSITYFDGLGRPSQKVNVGVGGKTTATPVSDVVTPIVYDAFGRETTKYLPYAEATNNGTFRSSAAGSVSGYYSGLPDKTGNAYASIVYEASPLNRVLKQTAPGSNTPVQLAYRTNTAGELKLLTYDFSTKKITVSTYGAGQLYVTETTDENGNKSTEYKDKEGRVVGKDVSGRKTLYAYDDFGWLRCVVPPKASGSISGTIDPFAGDLLFAYDYDTRGRMVTKKVPGAGSTTLTYDTRDRLITTTDAKGTVITTDYDDLNRVTATRQGSTTLTQTYYDSYGSEAKSFDATHAYGVAKVDNQKGLATSTKTLVLGTSTYLTTSTYYDDLGRVIQTVADNHKGGLDRSSSKLDYTGRVLEGKLTSSNSQTTVTVETRTSYDAGSRVKAVCQRVSDNLQSAIGSTGAYWEPVARHTYNGIGELTRKTLGCGIQNLDYTYQMRGWLTKINDPANLNAGSLPADKDFFGMKLTYDPVGNISAWDYRTAQRKGDMTTPYDIDQSQPYTYSFAYDNLNRLKSGTLNQQGQSGTLFAMGGGDNGQIGYDDNGNIKTLTRSFKGTVVDNLTYTYKNNDASNQLASVADAGTNPGTANAFFKDGTASYTYDANGNLLTDSGKGITTGIAYNYLNLPQTVTYTGGAVTYTYSATGQKLRADFGNGKTYDYIAGFVYAGNQLEFIPSAEGRVLPPGRASTTITAGSSATAANSYYRYEYQLKDHLGNLRVACRCGEKASESSPSDAQTPLVVQENHYDPFGLDLTGLNKVPDLTANRFKYNGKEDEAPLGWIDFNWRHYDPALARFVTVDKLAEKFPYLTTYQFASNDPIGKIELDGLEGIHYFVAQRKQYVGLDNAMKLLEQSGISNELSKEFAADNNKTDIYINVAMNTFQPETSGDSKLYSNYNGSNADKGITLQDIRADNPQMSLKKVLLETIAKNKQAIIIRLNGEKVESAGKNKKLALEIAETISHEIKAHAIDDKDGVDNTSQAKEHQIYYNDKSLGETSPAYQEIKHNSPAGMYKSRIEKAARELKIYENNE; encoded by the coding sequence ATGAAACATTGTTTACTTCTGTTTTGGAGTATTTTTAGCCTATTTGTATCCTTTTCAAACCCATCATTAGCCGATAATCCGTCTAAGCCATTCGGGAAACCATTACCTGTTTCAGATAACCCTAAACCGCTACCTCACCGGACGGTTAAATTACTTCAGCATGTCAATGCCTGGTCGACTGAGCAGAGTGTACAGACTCATTCTTCTGTTGAAGAACCAGGCAGTGGCACCGCCATTACAACTGCTCGTCCACCAAAGCCATTACCCATTCAAAAGCCCAATGGTCCCGACCCAATTCGGTTTACCCTACAGGCCAACAAAACACAGGTAGCCGTGGGTGAAGAGGTTGAACTGACCATCACGGCTGAGTTATTACCTATTGCAGCAAGCCAACTCTTTTTCTTTGATGAACAGAAATCGTTTCGGCTCAAGCTACTCTTGCCAGAAGGCGCCCAGCAAACAGGAGGAACCTATTACGATCTGATTGGAGAAACATTAAGCCCAGACCGTAATAGGCAAATCACCTACACATGGCGGGGAACCATAACTTCTGCTAATTCTTCAAGCTGTTTCAGGCTTCTGCGCGGAACGGTACCAACTGTTGATCAGAGTTTATTTGTTGAGAAGGGTAGACTCTGTATTCAACAGGTAGACGTTGCTAATAAAGACTCAGCTTCCATAGCACAAGAAACTGGAATAGATTTAAGCAAGGCCCGTATGGCGAGTTGTTCGGCCCCTACCGTTGTTTGGGCCGGAGACCAGACGACTACTAGTGTAAGCTGGGTGGTGGAGAACCTAACTACAAATGATCCGATTTCGACATTATTAGCTAAAGGCTGTCCTGCCGGAGCAACGATAAAATGGTATAAACGGGATGGGGCCAATGCAGCATTGCTATCTAGTGGGGCGTCTACGACCTATGTTACGCATAATGCAGTGAGTACTCAGACAGTAGAATACCGGTACTATGCAACCTGTATTTGTGCAGATGGTGAAAGCTCTCCTTCATCGGATTTTGTGATTACTGTTAATCGGAATCAAATTATACTAACTTCTGGATCTTCAACAGCATGTGGAAGTACTAAACAATATACTCCATTGACAGTGCAAGGATGTCCAAATGGGCACACTATAAAGTTTTATACGTCAGGGCCCTATAGCTGGACCGTGGCCTCGACAGGTAACCCGTATGTGTATGATGCTTATGGGGGAGTTCAGGAAGATACATATCAGGCAAGCTGCATTGTAAGGGGGATAGAAGGGCCGCGCTCCAATTCGGCAGTTATTGCTGGAAATTGTCCAACTGATCCTTGTGCTGGGGTAAGCTTACCCAAGCCAACCATTAGTGGTACACTGAATTTCACTACCGCTAGCCCTACTTCAACCCTGACCGCTTCGGGCTGTGGCGCTGGACAATCGGCTCGCTGGTACCGTGCGGATAACAACAATTATTTTTCGCCAGATGGACTTACCTTTACTTTCTCTGGAATTCCAAATGGTTTTCAGGTTTATGCAAAGTGTATTAGTGGGACCTGTGTCGGCGCTTCTTCTGATATTGTTACATTTACGGTCAGTACTCCCCCAACTGATCCTTGTGCTGGGGCGCCCCTCCCCGCAGCTCCGACCTCAACAAATGGAGCCACAATCTGCTCCAACAATACGGCTACCTTAACGGCCAGTGGGTGTAGTACCAATGGATACCGATGGTATACTACCAACACGGGGGGGAACTCCCTCAATTCTACCTTTTCATATACGACACCAACTCTAACCAGTCCAGTTACCTACTTTGTGAGTTGTTCCAATACCTGTGGGGAGTCGGGCCGGACGGCTGTTACGGCTAATATACACTCTCCTACGAATGCCATTTCTATTACAACAAATACGTCTAACTTGTGTCAGGGGCAAACAGCTCTATTAACCGTCAATAATTGTAACGGTACGGTCTTTTGGTCAGATAATGTTAATCTGCATGATAACCCTCGTTCAACTGGAGTTGTGGGTACCTATACCGCAAATTGTCAGGGAGTATGTGGAAATGCTACCCAATCAGCAATTTCAATACTAAATGGCAATCCTTCAATCCCCAGCATTCATCAGGAGGGTGGGAGCGCCACCAGCCTGACGGTGTGTGCTGGCTCGAACTCGGTGAGTTTATGGGGTGACAACTGTGAGGGGACGGTAGTCTGGTTTGCCAACGGTGTTCAGGCAGGTCAGGGATTACCCTTCCGACCCACTCCCAGTGCAGATGTGGTTTACACGGCCAAGTGTGTTAACGCTTGCACCACCAGTGCCGCATCCAACACCGTCACGGTTCATGTGATCAACACGGTAGCTCCCAGCATTCATCAGGAGGGTGGGAGCGCCACCAGCCTGACGGTGTGTGCTGGCTCGAACTCGGTGAGTTTATGGGGTGACAACTGTGAGGGGACGGTAGTCTGGTTTGCCAACGGTGTTCAGGCAGGTCAGGGATTACCCTTCCGACCCACTCCCAGTGCAGATGTGGTTTACACGGCCAAGTGTGTTAACGCTTGCACCACCAGTGCCGCATCCAACACCGTCACGGTTCATGTGATCAACACGGTAGCTCCCAGCATTCATCAGGAGGGTGGGAGCGCCACCAGCCTGACGGTGTGTGCTGGCTCGAACTCGGTGAGTTTATGGGGTGACAACTGTGAGGGGACGGTAGTCTGGTTTGCCAACGGTGTTCAGGCAGGTCAGGGATTACCCTTCCGACCCACTCCCAGTGCAGATGTGGTTTACACGGCCAAGTGTGTTAACGCTTGCACCACCAGTGCCGCATCCAACACCGTCACGGTTCATGTGATCAACACGGTAGCTCCCAGCATTCATCAGGAGGGTGGGAGCGCCACCAGCCTGACGGTGTGTGCTGGCTCGAACTCGGTGAGTTTATGGGGTGACAACTGTGAGGGGACGGTAGTCTGGTTTGCCAACGGTGTTCAGGCAGGTCAGGGATTACCCTTCCGACCCACTCCCAGTGCAGATGTGGTTTACACGGCCAAGTGTGTTAACGCTTGCACCACCAGTGCCGCATCCAACACCGTCACGGTTCATGTGATCAACACGGTAGCTCCCAGCATTCATCAGGAGGGTGGGAGCGCCACCAGCCTGACGGTGTGTGCTGGCTCGAACTCGGTGAGTTTATGGGGTGACAACTGTGAGGGGACGGTAGTCTGGTTTGCCAACGGTGTTCAGGCAGGTCAGGGATTACCCTTCCGACCCACTCCCAGTGCAGATGTGGTTTACACGGCCAAGTGTGTTAACGCTTGCACCACCAGTGCCGCATCCAACACCGTCACGGTTCATATTGCCAATCCAACTCCAACGACTAAGCAGGATGGTAGTGCCAACACCACGTCCCTGACGGTGGCCTATGGTACTACCATTGGCTTACGAGCCGATGGATGTCCAACAGGTTTAAATTGGTATAAAGAAGGACAGGCGTCTAGTATTGCCTCTAGTGTATCATTTACAACTATCGTTACCCAAAATGTTCGTTATCTGGCCAAGTGTATAAGCACTTTGGCCGCTTGCCCGGAGGGAGCAGCTTCTAACTGGATTGAGGTGTATGTAAATGGTATTACAACTGCATCCTTATCCGCTACGTCTGTTTGTCAAAGTGGAACCTTTACTGTCCCTTTCTCTTCAACTGGCACCTTCGGGGCTGGCAATACCTTTACAGTCCAACTCTCGGATGCTAATGGCGGGTTTAACTCGCCTACAGTGTTGGGGACAGGGGGAAGCAGTCCACTTTCGGTTAGCTTGCCCGCCAGTATTGCACCCGGCAATGGTTATCGTGTTCGAGTGGTCAGTTCGAACCCTGCTTTGGTAGGTAATTCCAGCCCAACAGTTTTAACCGTATCCGCTCCCCCCTCGTCGTTATCGGCTAGTAGCAATAGCCCAGCGGGACAGGTGAGTGTGGGGAGTTCGTTGAGTCTGACGCTAAGTGGGCAGGGATTGACCGGGGCTACTTACCGCTGGAAAGGTCCGAATAGCTTTACGTCTACCAACCAGAACCCAACGCTGCCTAATGCCACTACGGCCATGAGCGGTTCCTACACGGTGGTGGTCACTACACCGGGTGGGTGTACGGCCGTAGCCAGTACATCGGCGGTTATAGGAACAACATCGTTTACCTGCACCTGTCAGGATTGCGACTTGCCTGCCGTTCAGAATACCGATAACCCGCCCATTGCTGCCAGCAACAGAGGCAGTAGTACGCAGAACTACGTACAGGAGAGCGTGTATCTGGATGCCGCTGGTAGTAGTGTTGTTCAGAGTATTACCTATTTCGACGGCCTGGGCAGACCCAGTCAGAAAGTGAATGTGGGCGTAGGCGGTAAAACAACGGCAACACCCGTCTCCGATGTGGTCACGCCCATTGTTTATGATGCCTTTGGGCGCGAAACCACTAAATACCTGCCCTATGCCGAAGCCACCAACAATGGGACATTCCGCTCGTCGGCGGCAGGTAGCGTTAGTGGCTACTATTCCGGTTTGCCCGATAAAACCGGGAACGCCTATGCCAGCATCGTTTATGAAGCTTCGCCCCTGAATCGGGTGCTGAAACAAACAGCACCCGGTAGCAACACACCCGTACAACTGGCTTACCGGACCAATACAGCAGGTGAGTTGAAACTGCTGACCTACGATTTTTCGACCAAAAAAATAACCGTATCAACCTACGGTGCGGGGCAGCTTTACGTAACTGAAACCACCGACGAAAACGGCAACAAATCCACCGAATATAAGGATAAGGAAGGCCGCGTAGTGGGTAAGGATGTGTCGGGGCGGAAAACGTTGTATGCCTACGACGATTTTGGCTGGCTGCGCTGCGTAGTGCCTCCCAAAGCCAGTGGAAGTATCAGCGGCACCATCGACCCGTTTGCGGGCGATCTGCTGTTTGCCTACGACTACGACACACGGGGCCGCATGGTTACCAAAAAAGTGCCGGGAGCCGGCTCGACAACCCTGACCTACGACACGCGCGATCGACTGATTACCACCACCGACGCGAAGGGGACGGTTATCACCACCGATTACGATGACCTGAACCGGGTGACAGCCACCCGGCAGGGCAGCACCACGCTGACCCAGACTTATTACGACAGTTACGGCAGCGAAGCCAAAAGTTTCGATGCGACTCATGCCTACGGCGTGGCCAAGGTCGATAACCAGAAAGGCTTGGCAACCAGTACCAAAACACTGGTGTTGGGCACCAGTACCTACCTTACCACCAGCACTTACTACGACGACCTGGGCCGGGTGATTCAGACCGTGGCCGACAACCATAAAGGAGGACTCGACCGATCGTCGTCCAAGCTCGACTATACGGGCCGGGTGCTGGAAGGCAAGCTAACCTCATCGAACAGCCAAACTACTGTAACGGTAGAAACCCGTACCAGCTACGATGCCGGAAGCCGGGTGAAAGCGGTTTGCCAGCGCGTTTCCGATAATCTGCAAAGTGCCATTGGCAGCACGGGCGCCTACTGGGAGCCGGTGGCGCGCCATACCTACAATGGCATTGGCGAACTCACCCGCAAAACGCTGGGCTGCGGTATCCAGAACCTCGACTATACTTACCAGATGCGCGGCTGGCTGACTAAAATTAACGATCCGGCCAACCTCAACGCGGGCTCGTTGCCTGCCGATAAGGATTTCTTTGGTATGAAACTGACCTACGACCCCGTGGGCAACATTTCGGCCTGGGACTACCGGACGGCGCAGCGCAAGGGCGACATGACCACGCCTTATGACATCGACCAAAGCCAGCCCTATACCTACAGCTTTGCCTACGACAACCTGAACCGGCTCAAAAGCGGTACGCTGAACCAGCAGGGGCAGTCGGGAACGCTGTTTGCTATGGGTGGTGGCGACAATGGCCAGATCGGCTATGACGATAACGGCAACATCAAAACCCTGACGCGCAGTTTTAAGGGAACCGTTGTCGATAACCTGACGTATACCTACAAAAACAACGATGCTTCTAACCAGTTGGCCAGCGTGGCGGATGCCGGTACCAACCCCGGCACGGCTAATGCTTTCTTTAAGGACGGCACGGCCAGCTACACCTACGACGCCAACGGCAACCTGCTGACCGACTCCGGCAAGGGCATAACAACGGGTATTGCGTATAACTACCTCAACCTGCCCCAGACGGTGACCTACACTGGGGGCGCGGTGACGTATACCTACTCGGCCACGGGCCAGAAACTCAGAGCCGACTTTGGCAATGGCAAAACCTACGACTACATAGCGGGCTTTGTGTATGCAGGCAACCAGCTTGAGTTTATCCCCTCGGCCGAAGGGCGCGTGCTGCCACCGGGCCGGGCCAGCACGACTATTACGGCGGGCAGCAGTGCCACAGCCGCCAACAGTTATTACCGCTACGAGTATCAATTGAAGGACCATTTGGGTAACTTGCGGGTGGCCTGCCGCTGTGGCGAAAAGGCCAGCGAGAGCAGCCCCTCTGATGCGCAAACACCCCTGGTGGTGCAGGAAAACCATTACGACCCGTTTGGGCTTGACCTGACGGGCTTAAACAAAGTGCCCGACCTGACGGCTAACCGGTTTAAGTACAATGGGAAGGAGGATGAAGCGCCATTAGGGTGGATTGATTTTAACTGGCGGCATTATGACCCCGCCCTTGCTCGATTCGTTACCGTTGATAAATTAGCGGAGAAGTTCCCTTATCTAACAACGTATCAATTTGCATCAAATGATCCTATTGGTAAAATTGAATTAGATGGATTGGAGGGGATACACTATTTTGTTGCCCAACGTAAACAGTATGTTGGCCTTGATAATGCAATGAAATTATTAGAACAAAGTGGGATTTCTAATGAGCTTTCAAAGGAGTTTGCAGCAGATAATAATAAGACTGATATTTACATAAATGTTGCTATGAATACTTTTCAGCCTGAAACTAGTGGTGATTCAAAGTTATATTCAAATTATAATGGCTCTAATGCTGATAAGGGTATAACGCTTCAAGATATTCGTGCCGATAATCCTCAGATGTCTTTGAAAAAAGTTTTACTTGAGACAATTGCTAAAAATAAACAAGCAATTATAATTAGATTAAATGGGGAAAAGGTTGAGTCAGCAGGTAAAAACAAAAAGCTTGCTCTTGAAATAGCGGAGACGATTTCCCACGAAATAAAAGCTCATGCTATTGATGATAAAGATGGTGTCGATAATACTTCTCAGGCAAAGGAGCATCAAATTTATTATAACGACAAGTCTTTGGGTGAAACATCTCCTGCGTATCAAGAAATTAAGCACAATTCTCCTGCAGGGATGTACAAATCGAGAATTGAGAAAGCAGCAAGAGAATTGAAAATTTATGAAAATAATGAATAA
- a CDS encoding isochorismatase family cysteine hydrolase — protein sequence MASKNEDLHGNAPDSSPVALLIIDMINDLEFPGGEQLLEPAITAAHNIARLKKQAKALKIPVIYTNDNFGRWRSDLNELIDHCLNDGVRGQPLAELLRPEPDDYVVLKPKHSVFYATTLDALLTYLQVGQLIITGISADVCVQFSANDAYMRDYDLYVPANCVASDSEEHTQLAIDYMQRVLDANITVAEKLNLSCLLKQSATI from the coding sequence ATGGCCTCAAAAAATGAAGATTTACACGGAAATGCGCCCGATTCATCGCCGGTGGCATTGCTGATTATCGATATGATTAACGACCTGGAGTTTCCGGGTGGCGAGCAACTGCTTGAACCAGCCATAACAGCCGCTCATAATATTGCCCGTCTGAAAAAACAGGCCAAAGCCCTGAAAATTCCGGTTATTTATACAAACGACAATTTTGGCCGATGGCGATCCGATCTGAATGAACTGATCGACCATTGTTTGAACGATGGTGTTCGGGGGCAGCCCCTGGCCGAACTGCTCCGCCCGGAGCCGGATGATTATGTGGTTCTTAAACCTAAACATTCGGTGTTCTATGCTACCACACTAGACGCACTTCTGACCTACCTCCAGGTTGGGCAACTCATCATTACGGGTATCAGTGCCGATGTGTGCGTGCAGTTTTCGGCCAACGACGCCTATATGCGCGACTACGACCTGTATGTGCCCGCCAACTGCGTGGCCAGCGACTCAGAAGAACATACCCAACTCGCTATCGACTATATGCAGCGTGTATTGGATGCTAACATAACGGTTGCCGAAAAGCTCAATCTTAGCTGCCTGCTAAAACAATCGGCCACAATTTAA
- a CDS encoding YihY/virulence factor BrkB family protein, giving the protein MKTKTEKLSFSNIWVILKDSFNGFQNDRCLKLSAALAYYTVFSLAPLLVLVISLISIFLGQEAIQGQIFSQINGLVGNEAAQQIQDMIKNVQLSGKTNIALIIGIGTLLVGATTIFVEIQDSVNIIWRVKAKPKRGWLKVIKDRLISSSLIVSLGFLLLVSLIVNGIVLALSDFLARYIPSLGVVIISGFNFALSTGVVAVLFGVIFKVLPDAKIAWKDVRWGAFFTALLFMLGRYLIGLYIETTSTSSTYGAAGSLIVILIWIYYTAAILYFGAEFTQAYANHLGVRIQPADYAVYVEQTERERNVAAIPTEQKVAQTSH; this is encoded by the coding sequence ATGAAGACTAAGACCGAAAAACTTTCTTTCTCCAACATATGGGTTATCCTGAAAGACTCCTTCAATGGCTTTCAGAATGACCGCTGCCTCAAACTAAGCGCAGCGTTGGCCTACTACACGGTTTTTTCGCTGGCTCCATTATTGGTGCTGGTTATCTCGCTTATTAGTATTTTTCTGGGGCAGGAGGCCATTCAGGGACAGATTTTCTCACAGATCAACGGCCTGGTCGGCAACGAAGCAGCCCAGCAGATTCAGGACATGATCAAAAATGTGCAGTTGTCGGGCAAAACCAACATCGCCCTGATCATTGGCATCGGTACATTATTGGTTGGAGCTACCACTATTTTCGTCGAAATTCAGGATTCGGTCAATATAATCTGGCGCGTAAAAGCAAAACCCAAACGGGGCTGGCTTAAGGTGATAAAAGATCGGCTGATTTCCTCTTCCCTGATTGTCAGCCTTGGTTTTCTGTTACTGGTGTCGCTGATTGTCAATGGCATTGTGCTGGCCCTCAGCGATTTTCTGGCCCGCTACATTCCCAGCCTGGGCGTGGTTATTATCAGCGGATTTAATTTTGCTCTCAGTACGGGTGTGGTTGCGGTTTTGTTCGGGGTTATTTTCAAAGTACTACCCGACGCTAAAATTGCCTGGAAAGACGTTCGCTGGGGCGCTTTTTTTACGGCATTACTTTTCATGCTGGGCCGGTATCTGATTGGCCTCTACATCGAAACAACCAGCACCAGTTCAACCTACGGAGCCGCCGGATCGCTGATCGTTATTCTGATTTGGATCTATTATACAGCCGCTATTCTCTACTTCGGTGCCGAATTTACGCAGGCTTATGCCAACCATCTGGGCGTTCGCATCCAACCGGCCGACTATGCCGTATATGTCGAACAAACAGAACGCGAACGTAATGTTGCGGCCATTCCAACCGAGCAGAAAGTAGCACAGACGTCTCACTAA
- a CDS encoding sigma-70 family RNA polymerase sigma factor, with translation MSVSPSLLPDDDHQLWQQFREGDTVALGLLAKKYYQTLFRYATKFTKDTTLIEDAIQDIFLNLWEHRTHLNDTFFVKFYLLKTLRHHFIKQHQKPLPISERLTSWFDVSDDNGAESRIIDEESWQLTRQQLTTRMADLSKRQQEALYLRYYENLTYEQIAQTMGINSQSVANLLQNSLKRLRDHWTYFLLLYYSLFL, from the coding sequence ATGTCCGTTTCTCCTAGTCTTCTTCCCGACGACGACCACCAGTTGTGGCAGCAATTTCGGGAGGGCGATACCGTAGCGCTGGGCCTGCTGGCCAAAAAATATTACCAAACGCTGTTTCGCTACGCCACAAAGTTCACCAAGGATACAACCCTCATTGAAGACGCTATTCAGGATATTTTTCTGAATCTGTGGGAACACCGCACTCATCTCAACGACACCTTTTTCGTTAAGTTTTATTTACTCAAAACCCTGCGGCATCATTTTATTAAACAGCATCAGAAACCCCTGCCCATCAGCGAACGTCTGACTAGCTGGTTCGATGTCAGCGACGATAACGGAGCCGAAAGCCGGATCATCGATGAAGAAAGCTGGCAGCTTACCCGGCAACAGTTAACAACTCGCATGGCCGACCTCTCCAAACGGCAGCAGGAAGCCCTCTACCTTCGGTATTACGAAAACCTGACCTACGAACAGATTGCACAGACGATGGGCATCAACTCCCAATCGGTTGCCAACCTGCTTCAGAACTCGCTCAAACGCCTGCGCGACCACTGGACATACTTTCTGCTTCTTTATTATTCGCTGTTTTTGTGA
- a CDS encoding FecR domain-containing protein, translating into MKDYQFFEFADFLEDVSFRRWVYHPRPQDTEFWNQWLADHPEKEAAVGQARQQLLTIRGNLPTLSEDYIDQKVAQIIQQVQTPDNSVEKSLPIVRRFSPVWYSAAASVALLLGTFWIYQNQLKPKPAETVYTQLIQSAIEPLQEIDNTSHLPKKITLADGSVVFLYQNSRLSYPKQFDGKSREVYLTGQAFFQVHKDPSKPFLVYANELVTKVLGTSFFVKAYENDQHVQVTVRTGKVSVFAQSDKQANTQKTSRELGGMILTPNQQATLVRSDKRLLRTLVANPVRIDSDTQSLTKSFIFKQTPIAEVVAALERAYGVDIVFDEALMAHCTLTARLDDESLFKKLDWICAGTESSYEVVDGQIIISSRGCE; encoded by the coding sequence ATGAAAGATTATCAATTCTTCGAGTTTGCCGATTTCCTGGAGGACGTATCCTTTCGACGCTGGGTCTATCACCCTCGCCCTCAGGATACGGAGTTCTGGAACCAGTGGCTGGCCGATCATCCCGAAAAGGAAGCAGCAGTTGGTCAGGCTCGTCAACAGCTTCTGACCATCAGGGGCAATCTGCCCACACTGTCGGAAGACTACATCGACCAGAAAGTGGCGCAGATTATACAACAGGTACAGACACCAGACAATTCTGTTGAGAAATCCCTTCCAATTGTCCGGCGGTTTAGCCCAGTCTGGTATTCTGCGGCTGCATCCGTAGCGCTATTGCTGGGTACGTTCTGGATCTATCAGAACCAGCTCAAACCCAAACCTGCCGAAACAGTTTATACACAACTGATCCAATCGGCCATTGAACCCCTACAGGAAATTGACAATACGAGCCATCTTCCCAAAAAGATTACCCTTGCCGATGGTAGTGTTGTTTTCCTCTACCAGAACAGTCGATTGAGCTATCCGAAACAGTTTGACGGCAAAAGCCGCGAAGTTTACCTGACCGGGCAGGCGTTTTTTCAGGTTCATAAAGACCCGTCGAAGCCCTTTCTGGTCTATGCCAATGAACTGGTTACCAAAGTACTCGGCACCAGCTTTTTCGTGAAAGCCTATGAAAACGATCAGCATGTGCAGGTTACTGTCAGAACCGGAAAAGTATCGGTATTTGCCCAATCCGACAAACAGGCTAACACGCAGAAAACCAGCCGCGAACTGGGCGGCATGATTCTGACGCCCAATCAGCAGGCTACGCTGGTCCGGTCGGATAAACGCCTGCTGCGAACGTTGGTCGCAAATCCTGTACGGATCGATAGCGACACCCAAAGCCTCACTAAATCCTTTATATTCAAACAAACGCCTATTGCCGAAGTAGTTGCGGCATTAGAGCGCGCCTACGGAGTCGACATAGTCTTCGATGAAGCCCTCATGGCTCATTGTACCCTTACCGCCCGACTAGACGATGAATCGCTGTTTAAAAAGCTCGACTGGATATGCGCCGGTACTGAATCCAGCTACGAAGTTGTAGACGGCCAGATCATCATCAGCAGCCGGGGGTGTGAGTAA